One window of Phalacrocorax carbo chromosome 1, bPhaCar2.1, whole genome shotgun sequence genomic DNA carries:
- the HSPA13 gene encoding heat shock 70 kDa protein 13 — MAGQMAVLGSAILALLLAGYLAQQYLPMPTPKVIGIDLGTTYCSVGVFLPGTGQVKVIADENGHNSIPSIVSFTDRDVYVGYDGLELADSNPQNTIYDAKRFIGKVFTSEELKNESSRYPFKIFSNNGSAEFSVTTNETFRITPEHIGSQLLLKLKRMAEDYLGMPVSKAVISVPAEFDERQRNSTIKAANLAGLEILRVINEPTAAAMAYGLHKADVFNVLVVDLGGGTLDVSLLNKQGGMFLTRAMAGNNKLGGQDFNQRLMLYLYDQLHQMYGSLPTRKEEIHRLRQAVEAVKLNLTLHEAATLRVSLTMPERKLTKELPASEVKTNTVLKGKPAQKAKDVGDVGDSSKVENNFVKVVFETEISRKLFEMLNEDLFEKVLVPIEQVLKEGHLHKAEVDEIVLVGGSTRIPQIRKVIQDFFGKEPNTSVDPDLAVVMGVAIQAGIVGGSWPLQVSAIEIPNKHLRKTNFN; from the exons ATGGCCGGGCAGATGGCGGTGCTGG GTTCGGCCATTCTGGCTCTCTTGTTAGCTGGCTATCTGGCACAGCAATATTTACCGATGCCTACGCCGAAAGTAATTGGGATTGACCTTGGCACTACTTACTGCTCTGTTGGTGTCTTTCTTCCTGGAACAGGGCAGGTAAAGGTTATTGCAGATGAAAATGGGCACAACAGCATACCAAGTATAGTCTCTTTCACAGACAGAGATGTGTATGTAGGATATGATGGCCTAGAACTGGCTGATTCAAATCCTCAGAACACCATATATGATGCAAAAAGATTCATTGGGAAAGTCTTCACttcagaagaactgaaaaatgaaagtagCAGGTATCCTTTTAAG ATTTTCAGCAACAATGGATCAGCTGAGTTTTCTGTGACAACTAATGAAACTTTTCGCATCACTCCAGAGCATATTGGCTCTCAGCTGCTACTGAAATTGAAGAGAATGGCAGAAGACTATCTGGGCATGCCCGTTTCAAAGGCGGTTATCTCTGTGCCAGCAGAGTTTGATGAAAGGCAACGGAATTCTACCATTAAGGCAGCTAACCTTGCAG ggCTTGAAATTTTGCGAGTGATCAATGAACCCACGGCTGCTGCTATGGCTTATGGACTCCACAAAGCTGATGTGTTTAATGTTCTGGTGGTGGATTTGGGTGGAGGAACTTTGGATGTGTCTCTGTTGAACAAGCAGGGCGGGATGTTCCTCACACGAGCCATGGCAG GTAACAACAAGCTCGGAGGACAGGATTTTAATCAGAGGTTGATGCTGTATTTATATGATCAGCTCCATCAAATGTATGGTTCTTTGCcaacaagaaaagaagaaatacatcGCCTCAGACAGGCTGTGGAAGCAGTTAAATTAAACTTGACTCTTCACGAGGCAGCTACGCTAAGGGTGTCATTGACTATGCCAGAAAGGAAGCTTACAAAAGAACTTCCAGCAAGCgaagtaaaaacaaacactgtGCTAAAAGGCAAGCctgcacaaaaagcaaaagatgtGGGAGATGTTGGAGACTCTTCAAAAGTAGAGAACAACTTTGTCAAAGTTGTGTTTGAAACAGAAATCTCTAGGAAACTCTTTGAGATGTTAAATGAGGACCTTTTTGAGAAGGTTCTTGTGCCCATTGAGCAGGTATTGAAGGAAGGCCACCTACACAAAGCAGAAGTGGATGAAATTGTGTTAGTTGGAGGCTCCACCCGGATTCCTCAAATACGCAAAGTTATTCAGGATTTCTTTGGAAAGGAACCTAACACCTCTGTAGATCCTGATCTAGCGGTTGTAATGGGAGTAGCTATCCAAGCAGGAATTGTTGGCGGGTCCTGGCCTCTCCAAGTTAGTGCTATAGAAATTCCTAATAAGCATTTACGGAAGACTAATTTTAACTGA